Proteins encoded in a region of the Tubulanus polymorphus chromosome 10, tnTubPoly1.2, whole genome shotgun sequence genome:
- the LOC141912256 gene encoding uncharacterized protein LOC141912256 gives MTDNEDSNTSKSKSLKATRTSLAGWLTRAIDAADSVRISAAVEPAKQCITGCLQNLQTAHDKFMSVLENEEEIETAGRWMECYFDKAMVALERLDNFAKRDSSLDPNAPVFQASSTSSMSHPVAEDLSENVVTNAVNNSSLRTIDAWIDDLVEGVETIVNVESSTSLEEAVIKMEIDRDLPKVGLPMFDGSPLVWPRFIEQFYVQVHNRPGIKDSRRQDLLQSHVKGEARELIQGLGFSGCNYARSLKELKFVFGHRVHVARAYIGSITNGPPTNSYDSISLRSFYISVRDCLITLKQMNYLSEIGSSDLLQKVVKRIPIDKRSKWNEFVRRISRQRDPTLFDLESWLKDCVDADFGPFSLQQNRLKLKRNNFSSNALGSRKINVNNSTKQMSSSCVSGGKIFECVICSGSHSVSNCGDFIDKSVDERFALVKRLRLCINCLSPGHFIATCKSLSCCKEPGCGKRHHTLLHVKRKIKINDIEQKNQTQNLDTCNSESQASSSQGVAPSAIERNIVLGLDSNCSDVYFQVLPIVVQGANGRRISTYGLLDSGSDVTLIREDLAIDLGLSGKKQVLTINTLHSSDAQLSRRVSFTVRSNDPLSEIIHVSQAWTTSGNISCPLQKYNEFSPHKLKHLEGLRFPDTFPRQVKVLLGANVPRAHIQLEVREGTSNQPLAIRTRLGWCLFGNMSNDLCDVHVHSIVSECSLVDENSLSRQIENFWSTESFGVTYPDKIGSVEDQRALKILEETTQLVGDHYQVGMLWRDENSVLPNNFPLAKRRFDLLTNRLCKDSVIKNGYCDTLNGYISAGYARKLTPEEEIISTPRTWYLPHHCVLNPNKPGKFRVVFDAASQFRGSSLKNLLMTGPDLLNSLFGVLQRFRLFETALVADIQAMFHQVRTSESESESLRFLWRPDGSYGSPEVFKMLVHIFGARDSPCCANYALKRSARDNIDCFSSIAVNSVLRNFYVDDFLKSVPGDSKALQLAYEVKDILAKGGFHLTKWMSSSKWVLSQIHPEELANPSLDLDLGDLSVERTLGVKWNAQNDSFVFKPVIKDVKLTKRGIISAVSSIFDPLGFLSPFILRAKCLIQDIWRSGFEWDEDISGDLLVTWDEWQNELKLLHELKIPRHHELFSPSVSNVRLHLFSDASERAFGSVAYLRYLIDSSFQTTFLASKTHLAPTKHPCARCSYVGPEFLRVPEKQWPSQPDLGIISDIDENLKKTKLVNKVLAFPQAEPVIDLTGLVQPEDYSRWYPLLRRTAWILRAIRNFASHVPRLGYTAVKAKTLTVEDFDFAETCLVSQAQRDSFPEEFSFLKKGKLKDHSSLRCLDPVFDGSCIRVGGRIHNAPNVSVEARHQLLLPFSHHITELLVRKEHLIHFHAGPEHLISLVRQKYWPIKARSVAKRAISRCFGCRRRLAKPRAPFMSDLPAHRITSHCRPFHFSGVDYFGPLFIKRGRSTIKVWVCLFTCLVTRAVHLEVADSMETDTFLLILRNFIGRRGQPSHIYSDNGSNFVGAERELRECLTQLNQSRISNFCHEKGIKWTFNSPCAPHFGGVWERLVRTVKAAIKSVLKGQSFPENVLRTTLIEVEASVNSRPLTYNSVDPADFTPITPNHFLHGGASSVVALGVFHEREINSRKRWRQSQVLADHFWRHWLKEYLPPLTMRSKWLENTENVKLGDLVLIKDKDIPRGQWPLGRIIEVYPSPNDGRIRSVKVKTSSSEYVRPVVKLCVLEESIV, from the exons ATGACCGATAACGAAGATTCAAATACTAGTAAAAGTAAGTCGTTGAAAGCCACTCGTACAAGTCTCGCTGGTTGGCTTACTCGTGCTATTGATGCTGCGGATTCAGTTCGCATATCGGCGGCTGTTGAACCAGCAAAGCAATGTATCACTGGATGTTTGCAAAATCTGCAAACTGCTCACGACAAGTTCATGTCTGTACTCGAGAATGAAGAAGAAATCGAAACCGCTGGGCGTTGGATGGAGTGTTATTTCGATAAAGCTATGGTTGCTTTAGAAAGGTTAGACAATTTTGCTAAAAGAGACTCGTCTCTTGATCCGAATGCACCCGTTTTCCAAGCGTCGTCTACATCTTCCATGTCGCATCCAGTTGCAGAGGATCTTTCAGAGAATGTCGTGACGAATGCTGTAAACAACTCGTCGCTTAGGACCATTGATGCGTGGATCGATGATTTGGTCGAAGGAGTCGAAACTATAGTAAATGTGGAATCATCAACCTCCCTGGAAGAAGCCGTTATCAAGATGGAGATTGATCGAGATTTACCGAAAGTTGGTCTCCCGATGTTCGACGGTTCACCACTTGTATGGCCAAGGTTCATTGAGCAGTTTTATGTGCAAGTACATAATCGTCCCGGGATCAAAGATTCCAGACGTCAAGACCTTCTGCAGTCGCATGTGAAAGGTGAGGCCAGAGAGCTCATTCAAGGTCTTGGGTTTAGTGGTTGTAATTATGCACGCTCCCTTAAGGAGCTAAAGTTTGTGTTTGGACACAGAGTACACGTAGCTAGGGCTTATATTGGATCAATTACGAACGGTCCACCCACAAATTCAtatgattcaatatcattacGTTCCTTTTACATTAGTGTGAGAGATTGCTTAATTACTCTAAAACAAATGAATTATCTTTCTGAAATTGGCAGTAGTGATTTATTACAGAAAGTTGTAAAACGTATCCCGATTGACAAGCGTTCAAAATGGAACGAATTCGTTAGACGTATATCTCGACAACGAGATCCTACATTGTTTGATCTAGAAAGTTGGCTCAAAGATTGTGTTGACGCTGACTTCGGTCCATTTTCATTACAACAAAATAGGTTGAAATTGAAACGTAATAATTTTTCTAGTAATGCTTTAGGATCACGGAAAATCAATGTGAATAATTCCACGAAACAGATGTCTAGCAGTTGCGTGTCAGGtgggaaaatatttgaatgtgTTATTTGTTCAGGTAGTCATTCTGTGAGTAATTGTGGAGATTTCATTGATAAATCGGTAGATGAAAGATTTGCTCTAGTCAAGAGATTACGTTTGTGTATTAATTGTTTGTCACCTGGTCATTTCATTGCGACTTGCAAATCTCTTTCTTGCTGTAAAGAACCAGGGTGTGGCAAGAGACATCATACACTGCTTCATGTTAAacgtaaaatcaaaattaatgatATTGAACAAAAGAATCAAACTCAGAATCTAGACACTTGTAATAGTGAATCGCAAGCCAGTAGTAGTCAAGGTGTAGCACCTAGCGCAATAGAACGCAATATAGTTCTTGGTCTCGATAGTAATTGTTCTGACGtgtattttcaggttttgCCGATTGTGGTTCAGGGTGCTAACGGAAGACGTATATCGACGTATGGTCTGCTGGATTCTGGGAGTGACGTGACATTAATCCGTGAAGATCTGGCTATTGATTTAGGGTTGTCTGGTAAAAAACAAGTATTGACTATCAACACACTTCACTCAAGCGATGCACAGTTATCTCGCCGTGTTTCCTTTACCGTTCGAAGCAATGATCCTTTGTCAGAAATCATTCATGTGTCCCAAGCATGGACTACATCTGGTAATATCAGTTGTCCACTTCagaaatataatgaattttctcctCATAAGTTGAAACATTTAGAGGGTCTGCGATTTCCTGATACATTCCCACGTCAGGTTAAAGTACTTTTGGGTGCAAATGTACCTAGAGCACATATACAATTAGAGGTAAGGGAAGGGACATCAAATCAGCCCTTAGCTATTCGGACTAGATTAGGGTGGTGTTTGTTTGGGAACATGTCAAATGACTTGTGCGATGTTCACGTCCATTCAATTGTTTCGGAATGCTCTCTTGTTGATGAAAATTCACTCTCACGACAAATTGAGAACTTTTGGTCAACAGAATCCTTTGGTGTAACTTACCCTGATAAGATTGGATCGGTTGAAGATCAAAGAGCTCTTAAAATTCTTGAAGAAACAACCCAACTTGTGGGTGATCATTATCAAGTAGGTATGCTATGGAGAGATGAAAATAGTGTTTTACCAAATAACTTTCCATTAGCTAAGAGAAGATTTGACTTGCTAACAAACCGCCTGTGTAAAGAttctgtaattaaaaatggcTATTGTGATACACTTAATGGCTATATTTCCGCTGGGTATGCTCGAAAGTTGACTCCTGAGGAAGAAATTATTTCGACACCTAGAACTTGGTACCTTCCTCACCATTGCGTTTTGAACCCGAACAAGCCGGGTAAATTTCGGGTAGTGTTTGATGCAGCTTCGCAGTTCAGGGGTTCTTCGTTAAAGAACTTACTAATGACAGGCCCTGATCTGTTAAATAGTTTGTTTGGTGTCTTACAAAGATTTCGTTTATTTGAAACAGCGCTTGTTGCGGACATACAAGCGATGTTTCATCAAGTGAGAACCTCTGAAAGCGAATCTGAATCATTGAGATTCCTTTGGCGGCCAGATGGCTCATATGGTTCTCCGGAGGTTTTTAAGATGTTGGTGCACATTTTCGGTGCTCGAGACTCGCCTTGTTGTGCGAATTACGCTCTAAAAAGATCAGCTCGTGATAACATTGATTGTTTTAGTAGCATCGCTGTAAATTCTGTCTTGCGAAATTTCTATGTGGATGATTTTCTCAAGTCAGTTCCTGGTGATAGCAAAGCGTTGCAATTAGCTTATGAGGTAAAAGATATTCTTGCTAAAGGAGGTTTCCATCTCACAAAGTGGATGTCATCAAGTAAATGGGTCCTATCCCAAATTCACCCTGAAGAACTTGCTAACCCTTCGTTAGACCTAGACTTAGGTGACTTATCAGTAGAACGGACTTTAGGTGTGAAATGGAACGCTCAGAATGATTCCTTTGTATTTAAACCTGTTATCAAAGATGTTAAACTTACTAAACGAGGTATCATAAGCGCTGTCTCATCCATTTTTGATCCATTAGGTTTCCTATCACCATTCATACTTAGGGCCAAGTGTTTGATTCAAGATATATGGCGGTCTGGGTTCGAATGGGAtgaagatatttctggggACTTATTGGTAACCTGGGATGAATGGCAAAATGAGTTGAAGTTGTTGCATGAGCTGAAAATTCCTCGTCACCATGAGTTGTTTTCTCCTTCTGTTAGTAATGTACGGTTGCATTTGTTTAGTGACGCGTCCGAGAGGGCATTTGGTAGTGTAGCATATTTGCGTTATTTGATTGATAGTTCATTTCAAACTACCTTTCTCGCTTCAAAAACTCACTTAGCTCCTACAAAACATCCTTGTGCAAGGTGCAGTTATGTCG GTCCAGAATTTCTCCGTGTTCCTGAAAAGCAATGGCCGTCTCAGCCTGATCTAGGTATCATTTcagatatagatgaaaatctCAAGAAAACTAAGCTAGTGAATAAAGTCTTAGCATTTCCTCAGGCTGAGCCAGTCATTGACTTAACGGGTCTTGTACAGCCGGAGGATTATTCTCGTTGGTACCCTTTGTTACGCAGAACAGCTTGGATTTTAAGGGCTATCAGGAATTTTGCCTCACACGTTCCACGTTTGGGATATACAGCTGTAAAAGCAAAAACTTTGACAGTggaagattttgattttgcggAAACATGCTTAGTTTCTCAAGCCCAACGTGACTCATTCCCAGAGGAGTTCTCTTTCCTTAAAAAGGGGAAGTTAAAGGATCATAGTTCTTTGCGCTGTCTTGATCCAGTTTTTGATGGCTCCTGTATCAGAGTAGGTGGAAGGATTCACAATGCTCCAAATGTTTCCGTAGAGGCGCGCCATCAGTTGCTTCTCCCTTTCTCTCATCATATCACGGAGCTTCTTGTACGAAAAGAACACCTTATTCATTTCCATGCTGGTCCAGAGCACTTGATTTCATTAGTTCGTCAAAAGTACTGGCCAATTAAAGCTAGATCTGTCGCAAAGCGTGCGATTTCGCGGTGCTTCGGTTGTCGTCGTCGATTAGCTAAGCCTAGAGCTCCTTTTATGTCGGATTTACCCGCACATAGAATTACTAGCCATTGCAGACCCTTTCATTTTAGTGGGGTAGACTATTTTGGCCCTTTATTCATCAAAAGAGGGCGTTCTACAATCAAAGTATGGGTTTGCTTATTCACGTGTTTAGTAACTCGTGCAGTACATTTGGAAGTAGCTGACTCAATGGAAACTGACACATTTTTACTAATTCTGAGGAATTTCATTGGGCGACGTGGTCAGCCGAGTCATATTTATAGTGACAATGGTTCCAACTTTGTTGGAGCTGAGCGAGAGTTAAGAGAATGTTTAACACAATTAAATCAATCTcgtatttctaatttttgtcATGAAAAGGGTATTAAATGGACCTTTAATAGTCCCTGTGCCCCCCATTTTGGTGGGGTTTGGGAGAGATTGGTTCGAACGGTAAAGGCGGCTATCAAATCAGTCCTTAAAGGACAATCATTTCCTGAAAACGTGCTGCGAACAACGCTTATAGAAGTGGAAGCATCTGTTAATAGTCGACCTTTAACTTATAATAGCGTGGATCCTGCAGATTTTACACCCATTACACCAAACCACTTTTTACACGGGGGTGCTAGTTCTGTCGTGGCCCTTGGAGTATTTCATGAGCGTGAAATCAACAGTAGGAAAAGATGGCGTCAGTCCCAGGTTCTGGCAGACCACTTTTGGCGTCACTGGCTGAAAGAGTATTTGCCACCCTTAACCATGAGAAGCAAGTGGCtagaaaatacagaaaatgtcAAATTAGGTGACTTAGTGTTAATCAAAGACAAAGACATTCCTCGTGGTCAATGGCCATTGGGTCGTATTATTGAAGTTTATCCTAGTCCTAATGATGGACGAATTCGTTCGGTAAAAGTAAAAACCTCTTCGTCAGAATATGTTCGACCAGTAGTTAAGCTTTGCGTATTGGAAGAGAGTATTGTATAA